From a region of the Vicinamibacterales bacterium genome:
- a CDS encoding DNA polymerase III subunit delta', producing the protein MPFRSILGHRHLTALLMRAVERGSVPATLLFAGPAGVGKWRVARALAEAVNCQAPAGGDACGECRSCGRIARDVHVDVLALVPDETGKIKVDVVRDALERCAFRPFEGLRRVVLVREADALMEQAQNALLKSLEEPPPATMFVLTSAAPDSLLRTVRSRTMRLTFGRLPAEDVERILVRDHEVPAAEAHRLAMLADGSVGAALALGSDSLAGTREAATDLLRAAGAPDMAGRLAIAKAVVGEKSREKSRQEVEAVLRVAASIVRDVSVLHAGSDRRLLANGDIADVLERLARLLPAPRARTAFATLDRGVAALERNAGTKLVVEWVAAEL; encoded by the coding sequence ATGCCATTCCGCTCGATTCTCGGTCACCGTCACCTGACGGCGCTCCTCATGCGCGCCGTCGAGCGCGGGAGCGTGCCGGCGACGCTGCTCTTCGCCGGGCCCGCGGGCGTCGGCAAGTGGCGGGTCGCGCGCGCGCTGGCCGAGGCCGTCAACTGCCAGGCGCCCGCCGGGGGCGATGCCTGCGGCGAGTGCCGCTCCTGCGGCCGCATCGCCCGGGACGTGCACGTGGACGTGCTCGCGCTGGTCCCCGACGAGACGGGCAAGATCAAGGTGGACGTGGTCCGCGACGCGCTGGAGCGTTGCGCGTTCCGGCCGTTCGAGGGCCTGCGGCGCGTGGTGCTCGTGCGCGAGGCCGACGCCCTGATGGAACAGGCCCAGAACGCCCTCCTGAAGTCGCTCGAGGAGCCTCCGCCGGCCACGATGTTCGTCCTGACGTCGGCCGCGCCCGATTCCCTGCTGCGCACCGTGCGGTCCCGCACCATGCGCCTTACCTTCGGCCGCCTGCCGGCCGAGGACGTCGAGCGGATCCTGGTGCGCGATCACGAGGTGCCCGCCGCCGAGGCCCACCGGCTCGCCATGCTGGCCGACGGCAGTGTGGGCGCGGCGCTGGCGCTCGGGTCCGATTCGCTGGCCGGGACCCGCGAGGCCGCCACCGATCTGCTGCGGGCCGCCGGCGCGCCGGACATGGCCGGGCGGCTCGCCATCGCGAAGGCGGTGGTCGGCGAGAAGTCGCGGGAGAAGAGCCGCCAGGAAGTCGAAGCGGTGCTGCGGGTGGCGGCGTCCATCGTCAGGGACGTGTCGGTGCTGCACGCCGGCTCCGACCGGCGGCTCCTGGCCAACGGGGACATCGCCGACGTGCTCGAGCGTCTCGCCCGCCTCCTGCCGGCTCCGCGGGCGCGTACCGCCTTCGCGACGCTCGACCGCGGCGTTGCCGCGCTCGAGCGGAACGCGGGGACGAAACTCGTCGTGGAGTGGGTGGCCGCCGAGCTCTGA
- a CDS encoding NAD-dependent epimerase/dehydratase family protein yields the protein MPARPERVLVTGATGALGPAVIEALRARGRIVRALVRRRGAEADPAVEWVDGDLTDPASLVRAVHDADAVVHLAALLHIVNPAPALRPRYQAVNVDGTAALVAAARASGVRRFVFAGTTAVYGPTAVAVDESAPPAPDSWYAASKLDAEARVLEAHQPGVFQATVLRLSAVYGPRVKGNYQRLLHALAARRFVPIGAGHNRRSLIYETDAADAFAAAVDRDAVDPAVFNVSDGTPHALGAIVEAMCLALGRPAPRFALPAAPVRAVAGLASGVCRVVGLRPPGAVSSIAKYFESSVVDSARASRDLGFRPAVDLDTGWRRTVEALRADGALPGEGR from the coding sequence GTGCCCGCGCGGCCTGAGCGCGTGCTCGTCACCGGAGCGACGGGCGCGCTCGGGCCGGCCGTGATCGAGGCACTGCGGGCCCGCGGGCGCATCGTCCGTGCGCTGGTCCGCCGGCGCGGGGCCGAGGCGGATCCCGCTGTCGAGTGGGTGGATGGCGACCTCACGGACCCCGCCTCGCTCGTCCGCGCCGTCCACGACGCCGATGCCGTGGTGCACCTGGCGGCCCTGCTGCACATCGTGAATCCCGCGCCCGCCCTTCGCCCTCGCTACCAGGCCGTGAACGTGGACGGCACCGCGGCCCTCGTCGCGGCCGCGCGCGCATCCGGCGTCCGGCGCTTCGTGTTCGCGGGGACGACCGCCGTCTATGGCCCCACCGCGGTGGCCGTGGACGAGTCGGCGCCGCCGGCTCCCGACTCCTGGTATGCGGCGTCCAAGCTCGACGCCGAGGCTCGCGTCCTCGAGGCACACCAGCCCGGCGTGTTCCAGGCGACGGTGCTGCGCCTGAGCGCCGTCTACGGCCCGCGGGTGAAGGGCAACTACCAGCGCCTGCTGCACGCCCTGGCCGCACGGCGATTCGTGCCGATTGGCGCGGGACACAACCGGCGGAGCCTGATTTACGAGACGGATGCGGCGGACGCCTTCGCCGCGGCCGTGGACCGGGACGCCGTGGACCCCGCGGTGTTCAACGTGTCCGACGGCACCCCGCACGCGCTGGGCGCGATCGTCGAGGCCATGTGTCTGGCGCTCGGGCGGCCCGCGCCACGCTTCGCGCTCCCCGCCGCGCCCGTGCGCGCCGTCGCGGGCCTGGCGTCCGGCGTCTGCCGCGTGGTGGGCCTGCGGCCGCCGGGCGCCGTGTCGTCGATCGCGAAGTACTTCGAGTCGTCGGTCGTGGACTCCGCCCGCGCGTCGCGCGATCTCGGCTTCCGGCCCGCCGTGGACCTCGACACCGGCTGGCGCCGCACGGTGGAGGCCCTCCGTGCCGACGGGGCGTTGCCAGGGGAGGGGCGGTAG
- a CDS encoding glycosyltransferase family 4 protein, with product MADRWSTLAGLGVAAAATAWILVRAIREAAHERGLLDHPNERSSHAEPTPRLGGLGLLAAVVGVTGAWVWWTGSQRPSLLVVLSVGSAVALVSLLDDLRGLSAVGRLVVHMAAAGVTIVLLGPLEMPWPLGPGAAPAVALAVSVLWVGGFINAFNFMDGTDGIAGLQALVASAAWAAAGWWLGRADVAVLAVAVAGATGAFLLHNWSPAGIFMGDVGSAFLGYLLAVLPLLIEPRATVWVALLPVWPFVVDTAITLVRRAVRGESLMTAHRSHLYQRMTAATWTHAGVALLYGALAVPGAVVAVLTLAGAVTSPAAGLTVVALGTMLLTWLTARAEARAAHRAGPAPGKDAMLRA from the coding sequence GTGGCCGACCGCTGGTCCACCCTCGCCGGCCTCGGCGTCGCGGCCGCCGCCACGGCCTGGATCCTGGTCCGCGCGATCCGCGAGGCGGCGCACGAACGTGGGCTCCTGGATCACCCGAACGAACGCAGCTCGCACGCCGAGCCGACGCCGCGCCTCGGAGGTCTCGGCCTGCTGGCGGCGGTCGTCGGCGTGACCGGCGCGTGGGTGTGGTGGACGGGCAGCCAGCGGCCGTCCCTGCTCGTCGTCCTGTCGGTCGGGAGCGCCGTCGCGCTCGTGAGCCTGCTGGACGACCTGCGCGGCCTGTCGGCGGTGGGCCGCCTGGTCGTCCACATGGCAGCCGCCGGGGTCACCATCGTCCTGCTGGGCCCCCTCGAGATGCCCTGGCCCCTCGGTCCGGGCGCGGCGCCGGCCGTGGCCCTCGCCGTCTCGGTCCTGTGGGTGGGCGGGTTCATCAACGCGTTCAACTTCATGGACGGCACCGACGGCATCGCCGGCCTTCAGGCGCTCGTCGCCTCCGCGGCGTGGGCGGCCGCCGGCTGGTGGCTGGGCCGGGCCGACGTGGCCGTGCTCGCCGTCGCGGTGGCGGGGGCCACCGGCGCGTTCCTGCTCCACAACTGGTCGCCGGCCGGGATCTTCATGGGCGACGTCGGGAGCGCCTTCCTCGGGTACCTCCTTGCGGTGCTGCCGCTCCTGATCGAGCCCCGCGCGACGGTGTGGGTGGCGCTCCTGCCGGTGTGGCCGTTCGTCGTGGACACGGCGATCACGCTGGTCCGGCGGGCCGTCCGGGGCGAGTCGCTGATGACGGCGCACCGCTCGCACCTCTACCAGCGCATGACGGCGGCGACGTGGACGCACGCCGGCGTGGCCCTGCTCTACGGCGCCCTGGCGGTCCCGGGCGCCGTGGTGGCCGTCCTGACGCTCGCGGGCGCCGTCACCTCGCCTGCGGCGGGCTTGACGGTGGTGGCGCTCGGCACCATGCTGTTGACCTGGCTCACCGCCCGGGCCGAGGCGCGCGCCGCGCACCGGGCGGGGCCTGCCCCCGGGAAGGACGCGATGCTTCGTGCGTAA
- a CDS encoding nucleoside-diphosphate sugar epimerase/dehydratase, which produces MRNRYVFVADLVAIALCVLGAFVLRLDWFFTGQPEYVAAFRYFLAAAFLVKPAVFYVFGLYRRFWRYAGTRDLSVVFLAVSAASTLLAVVVAQGVIGRFVPFFPRSVLAIDWLLTMACVAGIRLSIRVVGESLSRGAPASGPPAGETRKVLVAGAGDAGELVVREMQKNPQLGMRPIGYLDDQRQKRGKRIHGIPVLGALADLESIVHREGVDQVVIAMPTADGAVIRDVIDAGRRADVQVRSVPGVFELLDGGVAVNRLREVDIADLLRRRPIRAQSVAGLYLGGKTVLVTGAGGSIGSELCRQVTRAGASRLVLVGHGENSIFDAANRLRDLYPAAELHAVIADVRDAGRMDAVFSRFAPDVVFHAAAHKHVPLMESDPEEAVTNNVLGTQVVVDAAIRHGVDRFVLISTDKAVAPTSIMGASKRVAEAIVRRAAVRHRKAYVAVRFGNVLGSRGSVVPFFKSQIARGGPLTLTHPEMRRFFMTIPEAVYLVVKAGGLAAGGELFVLNMGEPVRIVDLAGDLIRLSGLTPGSIPIAYTGLRPGEKLEEVLWEADSETTPIGDGEVLRVVERASMADDAALDALLAGLTRAAAAGDGAAIHRILGRWLPTFVSGLGAAAGPDPAPVRIH; this is translated from the coding sequence GTGCGTAACCGGTACGTGTTCGTGGCCGATCTGGTGGCCATCGCGCTCTGCGTGCTCGGGGCGTTCGTCCTGCGCCTCGACTGGTTCTTCACGGGACAGCCCGAGTACGTGGCGGCGTTCCGCTACTTCCTCGCGGCCGCCTTCCTGGTCAAGCCGGCCGTCTTCTACGTGTTCGGGCTGTACCGCCGCTTCTGGCGTTATGCCGGCACGCGCGACCTGTCGGTGGTCTTCCTGGCCGTGTCGGCCGCGAGCACGCTTCTGGCGGTCGTCGTCGCGCAGGGCGTCATCGGACGGTTCGTGCCGTTCTTCCCGCGGTCGGTGCTGGCCATCGACTGGCTGCTGACGATGGCCTGCGTGGCCGGCATCCGGCTCTCCATTCGCGTGGTGGGCGAGTCGCTGTCCCGCGGGGCGCCCGCGTCCGGCCCGCCCGCGGGCGAGACGCGCAAGGTGCTCGTCGCCGGGGCCGGCGACGCCGGCGAGCTGGTCGTCCGCGAGATGCAGAAGAACCCGCAGCTCGGCATGCGGCCCATCGGCTACCTGGACGACCAGCGCCAGAAGCGCGGCAAGCGGATCCACGGCATCCCCGTGCTCGGCGCGCTCGCCGACCTGGAGTCGATCGTCCACCGCGAGGGCGTGGACCAGGTGGTCATCGCGATGCCGACGGCCGACGGCGCGGTCATCCGCGACGTGATCGACGCCGGACGCCGCGCCGACGTGCAGGTCCGATCGGTGCCCGGCGTGTTCGAACTGCTCGACGGCGGCGTCGCCGTGAACCGGCTGCGGGAGGTGGACATCGCGGACCTGCTCAGGCGGCGGCCGATCCGGGCGCAATCGGTGGCCGGCCTCTACCTGGGGGGCAAGACCGTGCTCGTGACCGGCGCCGGCGGCTCCATCGGCAGCGAGCTCTGCCGACAGGTCACGCGCGCCGGCGCCTCGCGCCTCGTCCTGGTCGGCCACGGCGAGAACAGCATCTTCGACGCGGCCAACCGCCTGCGGGATCTCTACCCGGCCGCCGAACTGCACGCCGTCATCGCCGACGTGCGGGACGCCGGGCGGATGGACGCCGTCTTCTCGCGCTTCGCGCCCGACGTGGTCTTCCACGCGGCCGCCCACAAGCACGTGCCCCTGATGGAGTCCGACCCCGAAGAGGCCGTCACCAACAACGTCCTCGGGACGCAGGTGGTCGTGGACGCCGCGATCCGGCACGGCGTCGACCGCTTCGTGCTCATCTCGACCGACAAGGCCGTGGCGCCCACGAGCATCATGGGCGCGTCGAAGCGCGTCGCCGAGGCGATCGTCCGCCGGGCCGCGGTGCGGCATCGCAAGGCGTACGTGGCCGTGCGGTTCGGCAACGTGCTGGGGAGCCGCGGCTCCGTGGTGCCGTTCTTCAAGTCGCAGATCGCGCGCGGCGGCCCCCTGACGCTGACGCACCCCGAGATGCGCCGCTTCTTCATGACGATCCCGGAGGCCGTCTATCTGGTGGTGAAGGCCGGCGGCCTCGCGGCAGGCGGCGAGCTCTTCGTCCTGAACATGGGCGAGCCCGTCCGCATCGTGGATCTCGCCGGCGATCTCATCCGGCTGTCCGGTCTCACGCCGGGCTCCATTCCCATCGCCTACACGGGGCTCCGGCCGGGCGAGAAGCTCGAAGAGGTGCTGTGGGAGGCCGACAGCGAAACCACGCCGATCGGCGACGGGGAAGTGCTGCGGGTGGTCGAGCGGGCGTCGATGGCCGACGACGCGGCGCTGGATGCCCTGCTCGCGGGCCTCACGCGCGCGGCCGCCGCGGGCGATGGCGCCGCCATCCACCGCATCCTGGGCCGCTGGCTGCCCACGTTCGTATCGGGCCTCGGCGCCGCGGCCGGCCCGGACCCGGCGCCGGTCCGCATCCACTGA